The Dioscorea cayenensis subsp. rotundata cultivar TDr96_F1 chromosome 7, TDr96_F1_v2_PseudoChromosome.rev07_lg8_w22 25.fasta, whole genome shotgun sequence genome includes a region encoding these proteins:
- the LOC120265059 gene encoding scopoletin glucosyltransferase-like, with the protein MAKLFGNRGVRTTILTNPANTFLLKPIISNSPLELALIPFSFTTATGLPEGCENLTTLPSQDLIPNFKQAVSMLSQPFHQTFTQHHPNVIIIDIFFPWTIEITSKLTIPQLIFNGTGLFPLCLITIQQSYNPYQTLQAKTKSFLVPGTPQWIELLKTQVLDICKTNKECQDFFLHVKEAEKRSYGVVMNSFYELEPDYVEHYRTVTRRQLVTLEPGSVLYVCFRSLSSFSGEQIREIALGLEASNHAFIWVVPKIIERDEKIQDWMPEAVGGFMIHCGWNSTLEDVLKIGVAVGMKEHVMRPEDRPLIHGINMERVVSCMTSIGGVKAEAMRMRARKLREMAKSAIMEDGSSYTELT; encoded by the exons ATGGCCAAGTTGTTTGGCAACCGTGGAGTAAGAACCACCATCCTCACCAACCCTGCTAACACTTTccttctcaaacccatcattTCAAACTCCCCACTAGAACTAGCCCTCATTCCCTTCTCTTTTACCACAGCAACAGGCCTTCCTGAAGGCTGTGAAAACCTCACCACCCTCCCCTCACAAGACCTCATCCCTAACTTCAAGCAAGCCGTCTCCATGCTCTCCCAACCCTTCCACCAAACCTTCACACAACACCACCCCAACGTAATCATAATTGACATCTTCTTTCCTTGGACCATTGAAATCACATCCAAGCTCACCATCCCCCAACTAATTTTTAATGGCACTGGCTTATTTCCTTTGTGCCTCATTACCATCCAACAAAGCTATAATCCTTACCAGACCTTGCAAGCTAAAACCAAGTCCTTCTTGGTTCCTGGAACCCCTCAATGGATTGAGCTTCTCAAGACTCAAGTTCTAGAtatatgcaaaacaaacaaagagtGTCAAGATTTCTTCCTTCATGTTAAGGAGGCAGAGAAGAGAAGTTACGGCGTGGTGATGAATAGTTTCTATGAGCTGGAACCGGACTACGTTGAACACTACCGCACAGTCACTAGACGCCAGCTTGTCACATTG GAACCTGGGTCTGTTCTATATGTTTGTTTTAGAAGCTTGTCTAGCTTCTCCGGTGAGCAGATACGTGAGATAGCTTTGGGTCTTGAAGCTTCTAATCATGCATTCATTTGGGTGGTTCCTAAGATTATTGAGAGGGATGAGAAGATACAGGATTGGATGCCAGAAG CTGTTGGTGGGTTCATGATTCACTGTGGATGGAACTCCACTCTTGAAG ATGTGTTGAAGATTGGTGTTGCTGTTGGGATGAAGGAACATGTGATGAGGCCTGAGGATAGGCCTTTGATTCATGGGATAAATATGGAGAGAGTTGTGAGCTGCATGACCAGTATTGGTGGGGTTAAAGCTGAGGCCATGAGGATGAGAGCTAGAAAGCTGAGAGAGATGGCAAAGAGTGCTATCATGGAGGATGGCTCTTCTTATACTGAGTTAACTTAG